In Rickettsia endosymbiont of Lasioglossum villosulum, the DNA window CTTTACCACCTGGAGCATACCTCATATAACAACCATTACCAACGCTTACTGCTCCTATCATTCCAAGGGCTGCAAAAACGAAGCAAACAAGGGTTGCTACTATAGCAAGCACACCTAAAATTTTTATTAAGCTACTTTGCATATTACCTTATTTACCTCCACTCGATGATAGTGAATCTCCGCTGCTATTTCCTCCGCTTGAGATAAATGAATCATCACCTTTTTGTCCTTCTGACCGTTTACTTCCTCCATCGCCTGGCATATCACCACCACCCGGAGGTTTACCTTGCGTTGCTTGTGCGGCATCCTTAATAAAAGCTGCTCCTTGTTTTACTAAATCAACAATTTTAGTTGGGCTTGCTGTTACCGCATCCATTTTTGGACCATTAGTTAAATCAGCAGCAAATTGACTTATCGATTTAGAGAAATAATAGAAAATTACCGAAAATACCAAAACGCACAACAGCTCAGCAAGAATGGACACAACATCTTTAGCAATTGATTTTATAGGGAAAAGTATGACTAAATGTTCTTCCCAACCTTTACCAGCATAATAATTTAGCATTTTATATCCAAAGCTTTCTTGACACACCTCTGCACTACTAGCTGGCAACCTTAGTTCAAAAGTACTAAATTTTACATTATTTTTTTCGTAATCATACCTTAAGAACTCACAATTTTTAAATATCGCTGAATCATACATGGTAATTAATAAAGCTATAAAGCCTGCTACTACAGCTGGTTGTAATGCACATGACAATGATACTTTCAACCATCCATCGAAATAACCCTTTGTACGATTAAATAACATCATAGGAATAAATATTGGCGAAACATATGTCATCACATAAATAGTAATCATACAAACTAAATAATGTGTGATAAAATATAAAAGTATAGAAAGGAATATTACCGCAAATACTAAACCACTTATAAGAATAATGACGTTTCCTGCCATAAAGAAACCAAACATAACAGTAAAAAACCTTAAAGACCCTACTGAAGTTAAAGCATTTGGACTGTTTTTATCAGGAGTTCCGAGATTTGGTATAGGTATACTGCCGCTACTATTACCACCATCACCTCTTGCAAAACTGCTCAATATGCCATTTTTATCTATATTATAAAGCAAATCTAAACCAAGATAATAACCTATACGGCAATCTATAGAATCCCATAAAGCATAAAATTGATACCCACTTTGGTATTTTGAAGTATCAAATACGCATAATCCTTTTGAACCCGCAGCATTAAAAATAATTTGTGCAAATTCCGGTGCTATTCCTGTTAAGAGAGGTAACCCGTATTTTAACATACCATTCTCTTGAGTTGGCTGACTGCTATTAAAATTCAGAGGACCAAGCCCTATAGAAAAATAAGTAACAAATAAAAGTTTTATTATAAAAAGGGCTATTTTATCTGGGTTGCCATATTCTTTATTAAGCACCATATTAAATGCAAAAAACATTACGTACAGAATCAGAGCAGCACCAATAGCATTTTTTAAATATCCTTGAAAGGTAGGGAAAGCAGTAAGATTAGTTATTTCAGAACTTTGACTTTGTGAACCGCAACTATTTCCTACAAAAAATATTTTATCAAGAGTTTCTTTTAAACACTGGACAGCAAGACCGGAAAAGTTAATTAATGATTGACTATAATTTGCTCCAGTATAGCAACTTTGCCCTATATTATTACAGCCAGGATCAATAGTGGGAGGAGCAGGAGTATTACTTAATGCTTTACATGCCACCGGCATTGGTCCTCTTGACGTTGGCATAAGCAAACATATATCATTTTGCCATGTTTGCACTGTTAAGACTATATTTTTTAATATAGGATTTGCACCAAGATCAGGATTATTATCCTTGCTTAAATCGCTAATTTTTTTAGAATCACCTTGATTTAAAGTATACATAGTACAAGGGTCACTACTACCATCTTTATTCTTAAAGCAAAAAGTTATACCCGGCTTGTTTGCATCACAATTCCCTCCGGGTGCTTTCATATCAATACTACGAATTATGTAACCATATGCCGTATCAGATTCTAAATACCCATCTGTAGTAGTTGGCAACGAGGCACAAGAATCTCCAAAGCCGGCAAAACTAGTTAAAGCAAAACCTTCCAAACAAACGACAATAATAATTTTTATAATATTATGGATTTTCATCGGAACCGCTATCTATTTTCTTGCTTCTATTTTCAATCGTTCCATCATTTCGCTCGGTTGCTTTATCTTTTGCTCTACCACCCCCACTACGATATAATTCTTCCGTTTCTTTCTCAAATGCTGCTCTTCTATCACGAATTTGAGCATTTCTCATCTCTTGCTTTACGTATCCTGCCTCACCTATCTTTAATTCGTGACTTTCTTGTTCGGTAAATTTTCTGTCCTTATCAAACCCTCTGATAGTACGTGTAACTCCAAGGTTTTCATCTAAATTAAGTTCCGGTTCCACCTCAGTAGTATGTTTTACTCTTGGCTCTTTTTGTTCTTCTTTCTGAGATTCAGGCACAGCTTCTTTAATTTCTTTTGTAACATTAAGCTTACTTGATAAATCTTCAAGCTTATCTTCTGCAGTACTTCTTACAACTTCTGCTGCACTTACTTTCGGTGGCTCAGTTTTAATAGCAGTATCAATTTGCGTTGAAACTGTCGTTGGTTGAGACACAGGTGCTTCTATAGGTTTTCTATTGCTAAAGCTAGTATCAAGCATTTCTTCAGAAGCACTACTTGGTGTTGCTGTGCCGCCTACACTTTTACCAACAGAACTTAGTGCAGAAGATGGAGTTGCAGCCGTACTAGACGGTTCTCTAAGACCACCTGATGTGAAAG includes these proteins:
- a CDS encoding type IV secretion system protein, whose product is MKIHNIIKIIIVVCLEGFALTSFAGFGDSCASLPTTTDGYLESDTAYGYIIRSIDMKAPGGNCDANKPGITFCFKNKDGSSDPCTMYTLNQGDSKKISDLSKDNNPDLGANPILKNIVLTVQTWQNDICLLMPTSRGPMPVACKALSNTPAPPTIDPGCNNIGQSCYTGANYSQSLINFSGLAVQCLKETLDKIFFVGNSCGSQSQSSEITNLTAFPTFQGYLKNAIGAALILYVMFFAFNMVLNKEYGNPDKIALFIIKLLFVTYFSIGLGPLNFNSSQPTQENGMLKYGLPLLTGIAPEFAQIIFNAAGSKGLCVFDTSKYQSGYQFYALWDSIDCRIGYYLGLDLLYNIDKNGILSSFARGDGGNSSGSIPIPNLGTPDKNSPNALTSVGSLRFFTVMFGFFMAGNVIILISGLVFAVIFLSILLYFITHYLVCMITIYVMTYVSPIFIPMMLFNRTKGYFDGWLKVSLSCALQPAVVAGFIALLITMYDSAIFKNCEFLRYDYEKNNVKFSTFELRLPASSAEVCQESFGYKMLNYYAGKGWEEHLVILFPIKSIAKDVVSILAELLCVLVFSVIFYYFSKSISQFAADLTNGPKMDAVTASPTKIVDLVKQGAAFIKDAAQATQGKPPGGGDMPGDGGSKRSEGQKGDDSFISSGGNSSGDSLSSSGGK